One Paraburkholderia dioscoreae DNA segment encodes these proteins:
- the rplC gene encoding 50S ribosomal protein L3 has product MSLGLVGRKVGMTRIFTAEGDSIPVTVLDVSDNRVTQIKTVETDGYTAVQVAFGTRRASRVTKPLAGHLAKAGVQAGEILKEFQIDAAKAAELSNGTVVGPDLFEVGQKVDVQGVSIGKGYAGTIKRYNFASGRASHGNSRSHNVPGSIGMAQDPGRVFPGKRMTGHMGDDTVTVQNLEIARIDADRKLLLVKGAVPGAKGGKVFVTPAVKTRAVKGAK; this is encoded by the coding sequence ATGAGCCTTGGACTCGTAGGTCGCAAGGTTGGCATGACCCGTATCTTCACGGCAGAAGGGGATTCGATTCCCGTTACCGTGCTGGACGTGTCCGACAACCGCGTGACGCAGATCAAGACTGTTGAAACCGACGGCTACACAGCCGTGCAGGTTGCATTCGGTACGCGCCGTGCATCGCGCGTGACGAAGCCGTTGGCCGGTCATCTTGCCAAAGCCGGTGTTCAAGCCGGTGAAATCCTCAAAGAATTCCAGATCGATGCTGCCAAGGCTGCCGAGTTGTCGAACGGCACCGTGGTTGGTCCCGACCTGTTCGAAGTAGGCCAGAAGGTCGACGTGCAAGGCGTGTCGATCGGTAAGGGCTACGCCGGTACCATCAAGCGTTACAACTTCGCATCCGGCCGTGCATCGCACGGCAATTCGCGCTCGCACAACGTGCCGGGCTCGATCGGTATGGCGCAGGATCCGGGTCGTGTTTTCCCGGGTAAGCGCATGACCGGTCACATGGGTGACGATACGGTAACCGTGCAAAACCTCGAAATCGCTCGTATCGACGCTGACCGCAAGCTGTTGCTGGTCAAGGGCGCCGTTCCGGGTGCGAAGGGTGGCAAGGTATTCGTTACGCCGGCCGTGAAGACGCGTGCCGTGAAAGGAGCGAAATAA
- the rpsC gene encoding 30S ribosomal protein S3, with the protein MGQKIHPTGFRLAVSRNWASRWYANNNNFAAMLQEDIGVREYLKKKLKNASVGRVVIERPAKNARITIFSSRPGVVIGKKGEDIELLKSELQKRMGVPVHVNIEEIRKPETDAQLIADSITQQLERRIMFRRAMKRAMQNAMRLGAQGIKIMSAGRLNGIEIARTEWYREGRVPLHTLRADIDYATSEAKTTYGIIGVKVWVYKGDTLGRNDAPVVEEVAEEKRPRRNARPGGDRRPRRDGEGGGPAGARRGAPRRAGGAGDGGKTGE; encoded by the coding sequence ATGGGACAGAAAATTCATCCGACTGGCTTCCGTTTGGCCGTCAGCCGCAATTGGGCGTCGCGTTGGTACGCGAACAACAACAATTTTGCGGCGATGTTGCAGGAAGACATCGGTGTTCGTGAATACCTGAAGAAGAAGCTGAAGAACGCGTCCGTCGGCCGCGTTGTGATCGAGCGACCTGCAAAGAACGCCCGCATCACTATTTTCAGCTCGCGTCCGGGTGTCGTGATCGGTAAGAAGGGTGAAGACATTGAACTGCTGAAGTCCGAGCTGCAAAAGCGCATGGGCGTTCCGGTTCACGTCAACATCGAAGAAATCCGCAAGCCGGAAACCGATGCGCAACTGATCGCGGATTCGATCACGCAACAACTCGAGCGCCGGATTATGTTCCGCCGCGCGATGAAGCGTGCGATGCAAAACGCAATGCGTCTGGGTGCTCAAGGCATCAAGATCATGAGCGCTGGCCGCCTGAACGGTATCGAAATCGCTCGTACGGAATGGTATCGCGAAGGTCGCGTGCCGCTTCATACGCTGCGTGCGGATATCGACTACGCGACGTCGGAAGCAAAGACGACGTACGGCATCATCGGCGTGAAGGTGTGGGTCTACAAGGGCGACACGCTCGGCCGCAACGACGCACCGGTGGTTGAAGAAGTCGCCGAAGAAAAGCGTCCGCGCCGCAACGCACGTCCGGGTGGCGATCGCCGTCCGCGTCGCGATGGTGAAGGTGGTGGCCCGGCAGGTGCACGCCGCGGCGCTCCTCGTCGTGCTGGCGGTGCCGGCGACGGCGGGAAGACTGGAGAATAA
- the rpsG gene encoding 30S ribosomal protein S7 produces the protein MPRRREVPKREVLPDPKFGNVDVAKFMNVLMLSGKKSVAERIVYGAFEQIQTKGGKDPLEVFTVALNNVKPVVEVKSRRVGGANYQVPVEVRPSRRMALAMRWLREAAKKRSEKSMALRLAGELSEAAEGRGGAMKKRDEVHRMAEANKAFSHFRF, from the coding sequence ATGCCGCGTCGTCGCGAAGTCCCCAAGCGGGAAGTGTTGCCGGATCCGAAATTCGGTAACGTAGATGTAGCTAAGTTCATGAACGTGCTGATGCTCTCCGGCAAGAAGTCGGTTGCCGAGCGTATCGTGTACGGCGCTTTCGAACAGATCCAGACCAAGGGTGGCAAGGACCCGCTGGAAGTGTTCACGGTAGCGCTCAACAACGTCAAGCCGGTGGTCGAAGTGAAGAGCCGCCGCGTTGGTGGTGCGAACTATCAGGTTCCGGTCGAAGTGCGCCCGTCGCGTCGTATGGCATTGGCGATGCGTTGGCTGCGTGAAGCCGCGAAGAAGCGCAGCGAGAAGTCGATGGCCCTGCGTTTGGCAGGTGAACTCTCCGAGGCGGCCGAAGGCCGTGGCGGCGCAATGAAGAAGCGCGACGAAGTTCACCGGATGGCAGAAGCCAACAAGGCGTTCTCGCACTTCCGTTTCTAA
- the rplP gene encoding 50S ribosomal protein L16 has translation MLQPKRRKYRKEQKGRNTGIATRGNAVSFGEFGLKAIGRGRLTARQIEAARRAMTRHIKRGGRIWIRIFPDKPISHKPAEVRMGNGKGNPEYYVAEIQPGKMLYEMDGVTEELAREAFRLAAAKLPLKTTFIVRQLGA, from the coding sequence ATGCTGCAACCGAAACGCAGAAAGTATCGCAAAGAGCAGAAGGGTCGTAACACCGGCATCGCTACCCGCGGCAACGCGGTTTCGTTCGGTGAGTTCGGCCTGAAGGCTATCGGTCGTGGTCGCTTGACCGCGCGCCAGATTGAAGCGGCACGTCGTGCAATGACGCGTCACATCAAGCGTGGTGGCCGCATCTGGATCCGCATTTTCCCGGACAAGCCGATCTCGCACAAGCCGGCTGAAGTACGGATGGGTAACGGTAAAGGTAACCCTGAGTATTACGTCGCAGAGATTCAACCGGGCAAGATGCTGTACGAAATGGACGGCGTAACCGAAGAGCTGGCACGCGAAGCGTTCCGTCTGGCTGCAGCTAAGCTGCCGCTCAAGACGACGTTTATCGTGCGTCAGCTCGGCGCCTAA
- the fusA gene encoding elongation factor G has product MARKTPIERYRNIGISAHIDAGKTTTTERILFYTGVNHKIGEVHDGAATMDWMEQEQERGITITSAATTAFWKGMAGDRAEHRINIIDTPGHVDFTIEVERSMRVLDGACMVYCAVGGVQPQSETVWRQANKYKVPRLAFINKMDRTGANFFKVYDQLKLRLKANPVPVVVPIGAEENFTGVVDLLKMKAIIWDEASQGTKFSYEEIPAELVDSCNEWREKMVEAAAESSEELMNKYLEEGELSEAEIVKGIRDRTIACEIQPMLCGTAFKNKGVQRMLDAVLDFLPSPIDIPPVTGELENGEKGERRAADDEKFSALAFKIMTDPFVGQLIFFRVYSGVVNSGDTVLNATKDKKERLGRILQMHANQREEIKEVRAGDIAAAVGLKDATTGDTLCDPQSPIVLERMIFPEPVISQAVEPKTKPDQEKMGLALNRLAQEDPSFRVQTDEESGQTIISGMGELHLEILVDRMKREFGVEATVGKPQVAYRETIRGKAEDVDGKFVKQSGGRGQYGHAVITLEPNEQGKGYEFLDEIKGGVIPREYIPAVDKGIQETLKAGVLAGFPVVDVKVHLTFGSYHDVDSNENAFRMAGSMAFKEAMRKAQPVILEPMMAVEVETPEDYMGNVMGDLSGRRGIVQGMDDMVGGGKIVRAEVPLSEMFGYSTSLRSLTQGRATYTMEFKHYSEAPRNVSEAIINAKSK; this is encoded by the coding sequence GTGGCTCGCAAGACACCTATCGAGCGCTACCGTAACATCGGTATTAGCGCTCACATCGACGCCGGCAAAACGACGACGACCGAGCGCATCCTGTTTTACACCGGCGTGAACCACAAGATTGGTGAAGTTCACGACGGCGCTGCCACCATGGACTGGATGGAGCAGGAGCAGGAACGCGGCATCACGATCACGTCCGCTGCTACCACGGCGTTCTGGAAAGGCATGGCTGGCGACCGCGCTGAGCACCGCATCAACATCATCGACACCCCGGGCCACGTCGACTTCACGATTGAAGTTGAGCGCTCGATGCGCGTGCTCGACGGCGCGTGCATGGTCTACTGCGCCGTGGGCGGCGTTCAGCCCCAGTCGGAAACCGTGTGGCGTCAGGCTAATAAGTACAAGGTTCCCCGTCTCGCGTTCATTAACAAGATGGACCGTACAGGCGCGAACTTCTTCAAGGTTTACGACCAGCTCAAGCTGCGTCTGAAGGCGAACCCGGTTCCGGTCGTGGTGCCTATCGGCGCGGAAGAGAACTTCACGGGCGTCGTCGATCTGCTGAAGATGAAAGCGATCATTTGGGACGAAGCGTCCCAAGGCACCAAGTTCTCGTACGAAGAAATCCCGGCCGAACTGGTCGACTCGTGCAACGAGTGGCGCGAAAAGATGGTCGAAGCGGCTGCTGAGTCTAGCGAAGAGCTGATGAACAAGTACCTGGAAGAGGGCGAGCTCTCCGAAGCGGAAATCGTCAAGGGTATCCGCGACCGTACGATCGCTTGCGAAATCCAGCCGATGCTGTGCGGTACCGCGTTCAAGAACAAGGGCGTGCAACGCATGCTGGACGCCGTGCTCGATTTCCTGCCGTCGCCGATCGACATCCCGCCGGTTACGGGCGAGCTGGAAAACGGTGAAAAGGGCGAGCGCCGCGCTGCTGACGACGAGAAGTTCTCGGCACTGGCATTCAAGATCATGACCGACCCGTTCGTCGGCCAGTTGATCTTCTTCCGCGTGTACTCGGGCGTCGTGAATTCGGGTGACACCGTGCTGAACGCGACCAAAGACAAGAAGGAGCGTCTGGGTCGTATTCTGCAGATGCACGCGAACCAGCGCGAAGAAATCAAGGAAGTCCGCGCAGGCGACATCGCTGCTGCAGTCGGCCTGAAAGACGCAACGACCGGCGATACGCTATGCGATCCGCAAAGCCCGATCGTGCTCGAACGCATGATTTTCCCTGAGCCGGTGATTTCGCAGGCTGTTGAGCCGAAGACGAAGCCCGACCAGGAAAAAATGGGTCTGGCGCTGAACCGTCTGGCACAGGAAGATCCATCGTTCCGCGTTCAAACGGACGAAGAATCGGGTCAAACCATTATTTCGGGCATGGGCGAGCTCCACCTGGAAATTCTGGTTGACCGGATGAAGCGCGAATTCGGCGTGGAAGCGACTGTCGGCAAGCCGCAGGTTGCTTATCGCGAAACGATTCGCGGCAAGGCGGAAGACGTTGACGGCAAGTTCGTCAAGCAGTCGGGTGGTCGCGGCCAGTATGGTCACGCAGTCATCACGCTCGAGCCGAATGAGCAAGGCAAGGGCTATGAGTTCCTCGACGAGATCAAGGGCGGTGTCATTCCGCGCGAATACATCCCGGCGGTGGACAAGGGTATCCAGGAAACGCTGAAGGCAGGCGTGCTGGCAGGCTTCCCGGTGGTCGACGTCAAGGTGCACCTGACGTTCGGTTCGTACCACGACGTTGACTCGAACGAAAATGCGTTCCGCATGGCCGGCTCGATGGCGTTCAAGGAAGCAATGCGCAAGGCTCAACCGGTCATCCTCGAACCGATGATGGCTGTAGAAGTCGAAACGCCTGAAGATTACATGGGCAACGTGATGGGCGACCTGTCGGGTCGTCGCGGCATCGTGCAGGGCATGGACGACATGGTTGGCGGCGGCAAGATTGTTCGCGCCGAGGTGCCGCTGTCGGAAATGTTTGGCTACTCGACGTCGCTGCGTTCGCTGACCCAAGGTCGTGCAACGTACACGATGGAGTTCAAGCACTACTCCGAAGCACCGCGTAACGTGTCGGAAGCGATCATCAACGCGAAGTCGAAGTAA
- the rpsQ gene encoding 30S ribosomal protein S17, with amino-acid sequence MNDSVKTSLKRTLVGKVVSNKMDKTVTVLVEHRVKHPIYGKYVVRSKKYHAHDDANTYNEGDLVEIQETRPISKTKAWVVARLVEAARVI; translated from the coding sequence ATGAACGATAGCGTAAAAACCTCGCTCAAGCGGACGCTGGTCGGCAAGGTCGTCAGCAACAAGATGGACAAGACGGTCACCGTGCTGGTTGAGCACCGCGTGAAGCACCCGATCTACGGCAAGTACGTTGTGCGTTCCAAGAAGTACCACGCGCACGACGATGCGAACACGTACAACGAGGGCGACCTCGTTGAAATCCAGGAAACGCGTCCGATTTCGAAGACGAAAGCTTGGGTTGTGGCTCGCCTGGTCGAGGCTGCTCGCGTCATCTGA
- the rplV gene encoding 50S ribosomal protein L22 produces MMEVKAIHRGARISAQKTRLVADQIRGLPVDKALNVLTFSPKKAAGIVKKVVLSAIANAEHNEGADIDELKITSIYIDKAASLKRFTARAKGRGNRIEKQSCHITVTVGN; encoded by the coding sequence ATGATGGAAGTGAAAGCAATTCATCGCGGTGCCCGCATCTCGGCGCAGAAAACGCGCCTTGTGGCTGACCAGATCCGCGGTTTGCCGGTCGACAAGGCGCTGAACGTTCTGACGTTCTCGCCGAAGAAGGCTGCGGGAATCGTGAAAAAGGTCGTGCTGTCGGCGATCGCGAATGCGGAGCATAACGAAGGCGCCGATATCGATGAGCTCAAGATCACGAGCATCTACATCGACAAGGCTGCGTCGCTCAAGCGTTTTACCGCGCGCGCTAAAGGCCGCGGTAACCGCATCGAGAAGCAATCCTGTCACATCACTGTGACGGTCGGGAATTAA
- the tuf gene encoding elongation factor Tu — protein MAKGKFERTKPHVNVGTIGHVDHGKTTLTAAITTVLTQKFGGEAKAYDQIDAAPEEKARGITINTAHVEYETANRHYAHVDCPGHADYVKNMITGAAQMDGAILVCSAADGPMPQTREHILLARQVGVPYIIVFLNKCDMVDDAELLELVEMEVRELLSKYDFPGDETPIIKGSAKLALEGDKGELGEVAIMNLADALDTYIPTPERAVDGAFLMPVEDVFSISGRGTVVTGRVERGVVKVGEEIEIVGIKPTVKTTCTGVEMFRKLLDQGQAGDNVGILLRGTKREDVERGQVLAKPGSINPHTHFTAEVYVLSKDEGGRHTPFFNNYRPQFYFRTTDVTGSIELPKDKEMVMPGDNVSITVKLINPIAMEEGLRFAIREGGRTVGAGVVAKILE, from the coding sequence ATGGCTAAAGGTAAATTCGAACGGACCAAGCCGCACGTGAACGTCGGCACGATCGGTCACGTTGACCACGGCAAGACCACGCTGACGGCAGCGATCACGACGGTTCTGACGCAGAAGTTTGGCGGCGAAGCGAAGGCATACGACCAGATCGACGCGGCGCCGGAAGAAAAGGCGCGCGGTATCACGATCAACACGGCACACGTCGAGTACGAAACGGCTAACCGCCACTACGCGCACGTCGACTGCCCGGGCCACGCTGACTATGTGAAGAACATGATCACGGGCGCAGCGCAGATGGACGGCGCGATCCTGGTGTGCTCGGCCGCTGATGGCCCGATGCCGCAAACGCGTGAGCACATCCTGCTGGCGCGTCAGGTTGGCGTTCCGTACATCATCGTGTTCCTGAACAAGTGCGACATGGTGGACGACGCCGAGTTGCTGGAACTGGTCGAGATGGAAGTTCGCGAACTTCTGTCGAAGTACGACTTCCCGGGCGACGAGACGCCGATCATCAAGGGTTCGGCCAAGCTGGCGCTGGAAGGCGACAAGGGCGAGTTGGGCGAAGTGGCGATCATGAATCTGGCCGACGCGTTGGACACGTACATCCCGACGCCGGAGCGCGCAGTTGACGGTGCGTTCCTGATGCCGGTGGAAGACGTGTTCTCGATCTCGGGTCGTGGTACGGTGGTGACGGGTCGCGTTGAGCGCGGCGTTGTGAAGGTCGGCGAGGAAATCGAAATTGTCGGTATCAAGCCGACGGTGAAGACGACCTGCACGGGCGTGGAAATGTTCCGCAAGCTGCTCGACCAGGGGCAGGCAGGCGACAACGTCGGTATCCTGCTGCGCGGCACGAAGCGTGAAGACGTGGAGCGTGGCCAGGTTCTGGCCAAGCCGGGTTCGATCAACCCGCACACGCACTTCACTGCTGAAGTGTACGTGCTGAGCAAGGACGAAGGTGGCCGTCATACGCCGTTCTTCAACAACTATCGTCCGCAGTTCTACTTCCGTACGACGGACGTGACGGGCTCGATCGAGTTGCCGAAGGACAAGGAAATGGTGATGCCGGGCGACAACGTGTCGATCACGGTGAAGCTGATCAACCCGATCGCGATGGAAGAAGGTCTGCGTTTCGCAATTCGCGAAGGCGGCCGCACGGTCGGTGCTGGTGTGGTTGCCAAGATCCTCGAGTAA
- the rpmC gene encoding 50S ribosomal protein L29, with protein sequence MKASELHQKDQAALNKELSDLLKAQFGLRMQLATQQLTNTSQLKKVRRDIARVRTVLTEKANQK encoded by the coding sequence ATGAAGGCTTCCGAACTTCACCAGAAAGATCAGGCCGCGCTCAACAAGGAGCTGTCGGACCTGTTGAAGGCGCAATTCGGCCTGCGCATGCAACTCGCGACCCAGCAGCTCACGAACACGAGCCAGCTGAAGAAGGTTCGTCGCGACATCGCACGTGTGCGGACCGTCCTGACTGAGAAGGCGAACCAGAAATGA
- the rpsJ gene encoding 30S ribosomal protein S10 produces MQNQKIRIRLKAFDYRLIDQSAAEIVDTAKRTGAIVRGPVPLPTRIQRFDILRSPHVNKTSRDQLEIRTHQRLMDIVDPTDKTVDALMKLDLPAGVDVEIKLQ; encoded by the coding sequence ATGCAGAACCAGAAAATCCGCATTCGCCTGAAGGCTTTCGACTATCGCCTTATCGATCAATCGGCAGCTGAAATCGTCGACACGGCAAAGCGGACTGGCGCAATCGTCCGTGGTCCGGTGCCCCTGCCGACCCGCATTCAACGTTTCGACATCCTGCGTTCGCCGCACGTCAACAAGACGTCGCGCGATCAGCTCGAAATCCGTACGCACCAACGCCTGATGGACATCGTCGATCCGACGGACAAGACCGTTGACGCACTGATGAAGCTGGATCTGCCGGCTGGCGTGGATGTGGAAATCAAGCTGCAATAA
- the rpsS gene encoding 30S ribosomal protein S19, whose translation MARSVKKGPFCDAHLLKKVEAAAASRDKKPIKTWSRRSTILPDFIGLTIAVHNGRQHVPVYISENMVGHKLGEFALTRTFKGHAADKKAKK comes from the coding sequence ATGGCACGTTCTGTAAAAAAAGGTCCGTTCTGCGACGCCCATTTGCTGAAGAAAGTTGAGGCGGCAGCAGCTTCGCGGGATAAGAAGCCGATCAAAACCTGGTCGCGCCGTTCGACGATCCTCCCGGATTTCATCGGTCTGACGATCGCCGTTCACAACGGCCGTCAACACGTTCCGGTGTACATCTCGGAAAACATGGTCGGCCACAAGCTTGGCGAGTTTGCATTGACCCGTACGTTCAAGGGTCACGCAGCCGACAAGAAGGCTAAGAAATAA
- the rplW gene encoding 50S ribosomal protein L23 has translation MSEIRKNDHRLMQVLLAPVISEKATLVADKNEQVVFEVAPDATKQEVKAAVELLFKVEVNSVNVLVSKGKAKRFGRFMGKRKDVKKAYVCLKPGQEINFEAEAK, from the coding sequence ATGAGCGAGATTCGCAAGAACGATCATCGTTTGATGCAGGTCCTGCTCGCGCCGGTGATCTCCGAAAAGGCGACGCTGGTGGCCGACAAGAACGAGCAAGTTGTGTTCGAAGTCGCGCCCGATGCCACGAAGCAGGAAGTGAAAGCTGCAGTCGAGCTGCTATTCAAGGTGGAAGTCAATTCCGTCAACGTGTTGGTCTCGAAGGGCAAAGCCAAGCGCTTTGGCCGTTTCATGGGCAAGCGCAAGGACGTGAAGAAGGCGTACGTCTGCCTGAAGCCCGGCCAGGAAATCAACTTTGAAGCGGAGGCCAAGTAA
- the rpsL gene encoding 30S ribosomal protein S12, translated as MPTINQLVRKGRASETTKSKSPALQDCPQRRGVCTRVYTTTPKKPNSALRKVAKVRLTNGFEVISYIGGEGHNLQEHSVVLIRGGRVKDLPGVRYHMVRGSLDTQGVKDRKQARSKYGAKRAKAGK; from the coding sequence ATGCCAACCATCAATCAACTGGTTCGCAAAGGCCGCGCGTCGGAAACGACGAAGAGCAAGAGCCCGGCTTTGCAGGACTGCCCCCAGCGTCGCGGCGTGTGCACCCGTGTGTACACCACGACGCCGAAGAAGCCTAACTCGGCACTGCGTAAGGTTGCCAAGGTTCGTCTGACGAACGGCTTCGAAGTCATTTCGTACATCGGTGGTGAAGGCCACAACCTGCAGGAACACTCGGTCGTGCTGATTCGCGGCGGCCGTGTCAAGGATTTGCCGGGTGTGCGTTACCACATGGTTCGCGGCTCGCTGGATACCCAGGGCGTCAAGGATCGTAAGCAGGCTCGCTCGAAGTACGGTGCGAAGCGTGCCAAGGCCGGTAAGTAA
- the rplB gene encoding 50S ribosomal protein L2 — MAIVKVKPTSPGRRAMVKVVNKDLHKGKPYAPLLDSQSSTAGRNNNGHITTRHKGGGHKHHYRVVDFRRNKDGIAAKVERLEYDPNRSANIALVLYADGERRYIIAPKGVTVGQQLMSGSEAPIRAGNTLPIRNIPVGTTIHCIEMLPGKGAQMARSAGTSAMLLAREGIYAQVRLRSGEIRRVHVECRATIGEVGNEEHSLRQIGKAGANRWRGIRPTVRGVAMNPVDHPHGGGEGKTAAGRDPVSPWGTPAKGYRTRSNKRTTSMIVQRRHKR; from the coding sequence ATGGCAATCGTTAAAGTTAAGCCGACTTCGCCGGGCCGTCGTGCGATGGTCAAGGTGGTCAACAAGGATCTGCATAAGGGCAAGCCGTACGCGCCGCTGCTCGACTCGCAATCCTCAACCGCCGGCCGTAACAACAACGGTCACATCACCACCCGTCATAAAGGCGGTGGTCACAAGCATCACTATCGCGTCGTCGATTTCCGTCGCAATAAGGACGGTATCGCAGCGAAGGTCGAACGTCTTGAGTACGATCCGAACCGTAGCGCGAACATTGCGCTGGTTCTGTACGCAGACGGCGAACGCCGCTACATCATTGCTCCGAAGGGTGTCACCGTCGGTCAGCAATTGATGTCGGGTTCGGAAGCACCGATCCGCGCTGGCAACACGCTGCCGATCCGCAACATTCCGGTCGGTACGACGATCCACTGCATCGAAATGCTGCCGGGCAAGGGCGCGCAAATGGCGCGTTCGGCTGGTACGTCGGCGATGCTGCTGGCTCGTGAAGGCATCTACGCACAGGTCCGCCTGCGCTCGGGTGAAATCCGCCGCGTTCACGTTGAATGCCGCGCGACGATTGGTGAAGTTGGTAACGAAGAGCACAGCCTCCGTCAAATCGGTAAGGCTGGCGCGAACCGCTGGCGCGGTATCCGCCCGACGGTGCGTGGCGTTGCAATGAACCCGGTCGATCACCCGCACGGTGGTGGTGAAGGCAAGACGGCTGCAGGTCGCGATCCGGTGAGCCCGTGGGGCACGCCTGCTAAGGGTTATCGCACCCGCAGCAATAAGCGCACGACGAGCATGATCGTCCAGCGCCGTCACAAGCGTTAA
- the rplD gene encoding 50S ribosomal protein L4: protein MELKLLNANGQEGAGVSASDVVFGRDYNEALIHQVVVAYQANARSGNRAQKDREQVKHTTKKPWRQKGTGRARAGMSSSPLWRGGGRIFPNSPEENFSHKVNKKMHRAGLCSIFSQLAREGRISVVDELTLEAPKTKLLAEKFKAMGLDSVLVITDTVDENLYLASRNLAHVAVVEPRYADPLSLIYFKKILITKAAVAQIEELLS, encoded by the coding sequence ATGGAACTTAAGCTCCTGAATGCCAACGGTCAGGAAGGTGCAGGCGTTAGCGCGTCGGACGTCGTGTTTGGCCGCGATTACAACGAAGCCCTGATTCACCAGGTTGTGGTGGCGTATCAAGCGAATGCCCGTAGCGGCAACCGCGCGCAGAAGGACCGTGAGCAAGTCAAGCACACGACCAAGAAGCCGTGGCGCCAGAAGGGTACGGGCCGCGCCCGTGCCGGTATGTCGTCGAGCCCGTTGTGGCGCGGCGGTGGCCGGATCTTCCCGAATTCGCCGGAAGAAAACTTTTCGCACAAGGTCAACAAGAAGATGCATCGCGCAGGTCTCTGCTCGATCTTCTCGCAGCTGGCCCGCGAAGGCCGTATCTCGGTGGTCGACGAGCTGACGCTCGAAGCGCCGAAGACGAAGCTGCTGGCCGAAAAATTCAAGGCGATGGGTCTCGACTCCGTGCTGGTGATTACCGACACGGTTGACGAAAACCTGTACCTCGCGTCGCGCAACCTCGCCCATGTGGCAGTTGTTGAGCCGCGTTACGCCGACCCGCTGTCGCTGATCTACTTCAAGAAGATCCTGATCACGAAGGCTGCGGTCGCCCAGATCGAGGAGTTGCTGTCATGA